From the Pseudomonas sp. VD-NE ins genome, the window GGCGTGGCCACGGCTTTGCGCAGGCTGTCGGTGTAGCTCGCCAGATCGTTGTAGCAAGGCGTCAGGCCGGCCTGGGCGTTGCTCTGGTAACCGAGGTCGCTCATGCGCAGGCTGGTCGCGTATGGCAGATACAACGTGTCCGGATCAAGCTGTTCCAGCTGATGCGAACGACCACGCAGGAACCCGGCGTCGAGCGCTGGCGAGGCACCGAACAGGTACATCAGCAGCCAGCTGTAGCGGCGGAAGTTGCGGATCAGCGCGATGTAGGAAAACGACTGGAAGTCGCGATCCGTGCCGACGAAACCTTCGGTTTCGCGTAGCAGCGGCCAGAGCTTTTCCGGCAGGGAGAAGTTGTAGTGAATCCCGGCAATGCACTGCATGGTCTTGCCGTAACGCAGGGCCAGGCCTTTGCGGTAGACGTACTTGAGCTGACCGATGTTGGAGGTGCCGTAATAGGCGATCGGGATGTCTTCCTCGGCCGGCAACGGGCACGGCATCGATGGACTCCACAGGTACTCGTTGCCGAGCTTGCTGTAGGCAAAACGATGAATCTTGTCCAGGCTCGCCAGTGTGTCGGCCGGGTCGGGCAGGGCGGGCGTGATGAATTCCAGCAGCGACTCGGAGTAGTCGGTGGTGATCTGTTCGTTGGTCAGCGCGGAACCCAAGGCTTCGGGGTGCGGCGTTTGCGCCAGGCGACCTTCGCTGGTCACGCGCAGGCATTCACGTTCGATACCGTGCAGGCACTGCTCGAGCAGAGAGAGGTTAGCGCGCTCGCCGAGCAGAGCCAGGCGGCGGTTGAGAAGTTCGCTCAATTTGGATTCCTTCACGCGTCAGTCGCCCCAATATGGGGGTGGGCAGGACGGTCTACAAGGGTGAAGTTGAAACTGGCGTTTTCGCCTGGTTTTGTAGCGGCAGGCCATTTGCCGGTCAGTCAGGAACTGCACAATCCCTGTGGGAGCGAGCCTGCTCGCGAAGGCGGTGTGTCAGCCAATATTTGCATTGCTGATACACCTTCTTCGCGAGCAGGCTCGCTCCCACAGGATTCGTTGCGCCGAAATTAACTCAAATTGATGGCGTCTAGCTACAGGACAGCGAACGTGCCTTGCGCTTTTGCGACCAGTTTGTCGCCCTGCATCACATCAGCTTCGACCACTAGAGTGCGCCGGCCCGGGTGAATCACCCGTGCCGTGCACAGCACCTCACCGTCGGAAACGGCGCGGATATAGTTGATCTTGCACTCGATGGTCGCGCTCTGCTGATCGAAACCATGAGTGCTGGAACAGGCCAGCCCCATGGCGATGTCGACCAGACTGAACAGTGCGCCACCGTGCAATTTGCCGCCGCGATTGCGCAGTTCGGGTTCCAGCACCAGGGCGACTTGCGCCACCCCGGTTTCCAGGCTGTGCAGGCGGCAGCCCAACAGCTTGAAAAACGCGCTCTCGACGAGCCCGGCCGGAATCTCCATCAGCGTTTCTTCAATTGCTTGGCGTTGGCGAACAGCGAGGCCATCGCGTTGTTCACCGGCGCGGCGGTCGCGGTTTCCTTGCGTGGCGCGTTGTTCGAAGGCTGGCGCTGCGCCGAGCCCGGACGCGAGCCACGGGCGCCGTCGATTTTCTCGCCTGGGGTGTCGCCCATGCGCATCGACAGGCCGACGCGTTTGCGCGGGATGTCGACTTCCATGACCTTCACTTTCACCACGTCACCGGCCTTCACCGCTTCGCGCGGATCCTTGATGAACTTCTCCGACAGCGCCGAGATGTGCACCAGACCGTCCTGATGCACGCCGATGTCGACGAATGCGCCGAACGCGGTCACGTTGGTGACCACGCCTTCGAGGATCATCCCCAGTTGCAGGTCTTTGAGGTCTTCAACACCTTCCTGGAATTCGGCGGTTTTGAACTCCGGACGCGGGTCGCGGCCCGGTTTTTCCAGCTCTTGCAGGATGTCGGTCACGGTTGGCAGACCGAAGGTCTCGTCGGTGAATTTCTTCGGATCCAGACGCTTGAGGAAACTGGCGTCGCCGATCAGCGAGCGGATGTCGCGGTCGGTTTCAGCGGCAATGCGCTGCACCAGCGGATAGGCTTCCGGGTGCACCGCCGAAGAGTCCAGCGGATTGTCGCCGTTCATCACGCGCAAGAAACCGGCCGCCTGTTCGAAGGTTTTTTCGCCCAGACGTGCGACTTTCTTCAGCGCTGCACGGGTTTTGAACGCACCGTGTTCATCGCGGTGAGTCACGATGTTTTGCGCCAGTGTCGCGTTGAGGCCAGAGATACGCGCCAGCAGCGCTACCGAAGCGGTGTTCACGTCAACGCCAACGGCGTTCACGCAATCCTCGACCACAGCATCCAGACCACGCGCCAGTTTCAGCTGCGACACGTCATGCTGGTACTGGCCGACACCGATGGATTTCGGATCGATTTTCACCAGTTCAGCCAGTGGATCCTGCAAGCGGCGGGCAATGGACACCGCGCCACGGATCGACACGTCGAGATCCGGGAATTCCTTGGCCGCCAGCTCCGATGCCGAGTACACCGATGCGCCGGCTTCGGAAACCATGACTTTGGTCATCTTCATCGCTGGATATTTTTTGATCAGCTCGATCGCCAGTTTGTCGGTTTCGCGGCTGGCGGTGCCGTTGCCGATGGCGATCAGGTCAACCGAGTGCTTGGCGCACAGGGCGGCCAGAATGGCGATGGTCTGATCCCACTTGTTGTGCGGCACGTGCGGGTAAACCGTGGCGTGATCGAGCAGTTTGCCGGTCGAGTCGACCACGGCAACCTTGCAACCGGTACGCAGGCCCGGGTCGAGACCCAAAGTGGCGCGCGGGCCGGCCGGGGCGGCCAGCAGCAAGTCGTGCAGGTTGTGCGCGAACACGTTGATCGCTTCGGTTTCGGCGCCGTCACGCAGCTCGCCGAGCAGGTCGGTTTCCAGATGCGTGTAGAGCTTGACCTTCCAGGTCCAGCGCACCACTTCGCCGAGCCATTTGTCGGCCGGGCGGTTCTGGTTCTGGATGTTGAATTGCTGGCCGATCATGCCCTCGCACGGGTGCATGGTGCCCGGCAGTTCGTCGCCGACTTTCAGCGCAGAGCTAAGGATGCCTTCGTTGCGGCCACGGAAAATCGCCAGCGCGCGGTGCGACGGCATGCTTTTCAGCGGTTCATCGTGCTCGAAGTAATCGCGGAATTTGGCGCCTTCCTCTTCCTTGCCAGCGATGACGCGGGCACTGAGGGTCGCTTCCTGCTTGAGGTAGTTGCGCAGTTTTTCCAGCAGGCTGGCGTCTTCGGCGAAGCGCTCCATGAGGATGTACTTGGCGCCTTCCAGCGCGGCTTTCACATCGGCCACGCCTTTTTCGGCATCGACGAAGCGCGCGGCTTCGGTTTCCGGGGTCAGATTCGGGTCGTTGAACAGGCCGTCGGCCAGGTCGCCGAGGCCGGCTTCCAGGGCGATCTGGCCCTTGGTGCGGCGCTTCTGCTTGTACGGCAGGTACAAGTCTTCGAGGCGGGTCTTGGTGTCGGCGAGTTTGATGTCGCGCTCGAGGGCAGGGGTGAGTTTGCCTTGCTCTTCGATGCTGGCGAGGATGCTGATGCGCCGTTCGTCGAGTTCTCGCAGGTAGCGCAGACGCTCTTCCAGATGACGCAACTGGGTGTCATCGAGGCTGCCGGTGACTTCTTTCCGGTAACGGGCGATGAAGGGAACGGTAGAGCCTTCATCGAGTAGCGCGACGGCCGCTTCGACCTGTTGTGGGCGTACGCCGAGTTCCTCGGCAATGCGGCTGTTGATGCTGTCCATAAAACCACCTGACATATTGTGAAATCAGGCTCGCAGGCACGGAAATAAAGGCCCGGAGTCTGGTTGAGCGGCTAGAAAATTGCCGCTGCCTGGGTCAAAAGGCAGCCCATTGACCCGTGAAATCGAACAATTACTGCGATCGGCAGGAAAAAAAGCCTGCCACCTGCGGTAACGATTCAGACGTTGCCTGGCACAAAACGCCGCGCATTATAACCAGCGTTCTGTCATTCGGGGGCGTCGCAGTCTGTAGGCATAAACCCCGGTTTTCTGGCAGTGAAGGAAAAATCTGCTAACAATGCACACGGTGCGTATAACGGCAGCTACGCCATAATGCGCGCCGAGCTAAAAGGAGCATCCAATGAGCAGCACTGCACAAACTGCTGAAGGCGAAAAAATTCTCATCGTTGACGACGATCCGGGGCTGAGCAGCCTGCTGGAACGTTTTTTCGTCAGCAAGGGCTACCGTGCCCGCACCGTACCGAACACCGAACAGATGGATCGTCTGCTGTCGCGTGAAGTCTTCAATCTGGTCGTCCTCGACCTGATGCTGCCGGGCGAAGACGGTCTGACCGCTTGCCGCCGTCTGCGTGGCGCGAACAATCAGATTCCGATCATCATGCTCACCGCCAAGGGCGATGAGTTGAGCCGCATCAAGGGTCTGGAACTGGGCGCCGACGATTATCTGGCCAAGCCGTTCAACCCGGACGAGCTGATGGCCCGCGTCAAAGCCGTCCTGCGTCGTCAGGCCGCTCCGGTACCGGGCGCGCCGGGCAGTGAAGACGAAAACGTCACCTTCGGTGATTATGTGTTGTCGCTGGCCACCCGCGAACTCAAACGCGGTGAAGAAGTGCACATGCTCACCACCGGTGAGTTTGCTGTACTCAAGGCCCTCGTGATGAACGCGCGTCAGCCGCTGACCCGCGACAAACTGATGAACCTGGCCCGTGGCCGCGAGTGGGATGCCCTTGAGCGTTCCATCGACGTGCAGATCTCCCGTCTGCGCCGCATGATCGAGCCTGATCCATCGAAACCGCGTTATATCCAGACCGTCTGGGGCGTGGGTTACGTATTCGTACCCGATGGTGCCGCCACCAAGTGATCGGTGATTTGTAGGAGCGGGTCTGCAGGTTCTGGTTGAACAGCCATGCCCGCAGACTCGCAATCCGCAATATGCGAGCATTGCTCGCTCCTGCAAGTGTGTAGCGGTTATAGATGAAAACCCCCGTCTGGTTCCCCCAAAGTTTTTTCTCCCGCACCCTCTGGCTGGTGCTCATCGTCGTGCTGTTTTCCAAGGCGCTGACCCTGGTTTATCTGTTGATGAACGAGGACGTGCTGGTGGACCGCCAATACAGCCACGGCGTCGCCCTGACGTTGCGCGCCTATTGGGCCGCCGATGAAGAAAACCGCGCGAAGATCGCTGATGCTGCCACCCTGATCCGTGTGGTCGGCGCCGGTGTGCCGGAAGGCGAACAGCACTGGCCGTACAGTGAAATCTACCAGCGGCAGATGCAGGCGGAGCTGGGCGCCGACACTGAAGTGCGTTTGCGCATGCACTCGCCGCCGGCGTTGTGGGTTCGCGCGCCGAGCCTCGGTGACGGCTGGCTGAAGGTGCCGTTGTATCCGCATCCGTTGCGCGGCCAGAAAATCTGGAACGTGCTCGGATGGTTCCTCGCCATCGGCTTGTTGTCGACGGCGTCTGCATGGATTTTCGTCAGCCAGCTCAACCAGCCATTGAAACGCTTGGTCTACGCCGCCCGGCAGCTCGGTCAGGGTCGCAGTGTGCGTCTGCCGATCAGTGACACGCCCAGTGAAATGACCGAGGTGTATCGCGCCTTCAACCAGATGGCCGAAGACGTCGAGCAGGCCGGGCGCGAGCGCGAGTTGATGTTGGCCGGCGTGTCCCACGACTTGCGCACACCGCTGACCCGCTTGCGGCTTTCGCTGGAGCTGATGGGCGATCGTAATGACTTGACCGATGACATGGTCCGCGACATCGAAGACATGGACGCGATTCTCGACCAGTTCCTCGCGTTTATTCGTGATGGTCGCGACGAGTCGGTGGAAGAGGTGGATCTGACTGATCTGGTGCGCGAGGTGGCGGCGCCGTACAACCAGACTGAAGAAAAAGTCCGTTTGCGTCTGGAGCCGATCCAGCCGTTTCCACTGCGTCGGGTGTCGATGAAGCGTTTGCTCAACAACCTGATCGGCAACGCCTTGAACCACGCCGGCGGTCACGTCGAGGTGGCGGCTTATGTGTCCGGTGACGTCAGTGCACCGTATGTGGTGCTGAGTGTGATGGACCGAGGCGCCGGGATTGATCCTTCGGAGCTGGAGGCGATCTTCAACCCGTTTACCCGAGGCGATCGTGCGCGGGGCGGGAAGGGTACTGGCTTGGGTTTGGCGATTGTGAAGCGGATTGCTTCGATGCATGGCGGCAATGTTGAACTGCGTAACCGGTCTGGTGGTGGACTGGAAGCGCGGGTGAGATTGCCGTTGGGGCTGATGTTGCCGCGAGATGCGGTATAGAAGCAGCTGCAAGTTTCAAGCTGCAAGCGGCAAGTAAAAGCGGTTTTCACTTGCCACTTGAAGCTTGCCGCTCGACGCTGACTTTTTAGCCCTTGCCTTTGGTCCGGGTCATATTCGGCCCGCCATTCTTCTCAAGATGCTCAATGATGATCCCCGCCACATTCTTCCCAGTGGTGGTCTCGATCCCTTCCAGCCCTGGCGAGGAGTTCACTTCCATCACCAGTGGCCCGTGATTGGAGCGCAGGATATCCACACCTGCCACCGCCAGGCCCATGACCTTGGCCGCACGCAACGCGGTCATGCGTTCCTCCGGAGTGATCTTGATCAGGCTGGCACTGCCGCCGCGATGCAGATTTGAACGGAACTCACCCGGTTTGGCCTGACGCTTCATTGCCGCGATGACTTTGTCACCGACCACGAAACAACGAATATCCGCACCGCCGGCTTCCTTGATGTACTCCTGAACCATGATGTTCTGCTTCAGGCCCATGAAAGCCTCGATCACCGATTCGGCAGCGGTCGCGGTTTCGCACAGCACCACGCCGATACCTTGCGTGCCTTCCAGCACCTTGATCACCAGCGGCGCGCCGTTGACCATGTCGATCAGGTCGGGAATGTCGTCCGGCGAGTGCGCAAAACCGGTGACCGGCAAACCAATACCGCGACGCGACAACAGTTGCAGCGAACGCAGCTTGTCCCGCGAACGGGCGATGGCCACCGATTCGTTGAGCGGGAATACCCCCATCATTTCGAACTGACGCAACACCGCGCAGCCGTAGAACGTCACCGACGCGCCGATCCGTGGAATCACCGCGTCAAAGCCTTCCAGCGGTTTGCCGCGATAGTGAATCTGCGGCTTGTGGCTGGCGATGTTCATGTAGGCGCGCAAGGTGTCGATCACTACCATTTCATGCCCGCGCTCGGTTCCGGCTTCGACCAGACGGCGGGTGGAATACAGACGCGGGTTCCGCGACAGCACAGCGATCTTCATGCAACACCTGTGGAGGAGGTAGATACCGGGAACACCGGCTTGTCTTGTACATACTTGATGCCCGGATTGACGACCAGATGGCCATCGATCAGGGCTTTGGAACCGAGCAACAGGCGATAGCGCATGGATTTGCGGCAGGCGAGGGTGAACTCGATCGGCCAGACCCGATCACCCAGGGCCAGGGTGGTGCTGATCACATAGCGCTCCTGCGCGTGGCCGTTGGAGCTTTTGATGGTTTTGCGTGTTACCAGTGGTGCTTCGCAGCGGCGGTGGCGCAACTGCACCACCGTGCCCAGGTGCGCGGTGAAGCGCACCCACTTCTCGCCGTCGCGTTCGAACGGCTCGATGTCGGTGGCATGCAGGCTGGAGGTGCTGGCGCCGGTGTCGATTTTCGCTCGCAGGCCCGCGACTCCCAAATCCGGGAGCGCCACCCACTCGCGCAGACCGACAACGGTCAAATGGTCAAATGTCTTCAATAGAAAAAACCAACGATTAACGCGTCCAGGCCTCAGGTGAAACCCGGGCCAACGCTTTGAATGCAGGTTTGGCGAACCAGTAGCCCTGCATCAGAAATATTCCACAGTCCGCCAGGAAATCCCGTTCACCGGCGCTCTCAATGCCTTCGGCAATGACTGTAACGTCCAACTCCGCACAGATTGTGACAATCCCCCGCACGATCGCCTGACGAACACGGTCTTGATCGACATCGCGGATCAGCGCCATGTCGAGTTTGATCAGGTCCGGTTGGAAATCAGCCAGCAGATTGAGCCCCGAATAACCGGCACCGAAATCATCGATGGCGGTCTTGAAGCCGAATTCGCGGTATTCACGCAGAATATTGGTCAAATGGCGATAGTTATCTACATGCTCGCTTTCCAGGGTTTCGAAAATCAGCCGGTCGATAGGGAAGCGGTGTTTTTTTGCCGCCTCGAGCGTACTGCGAATGCACAGCTCTGGACGATAGACGGCGTTGGGCATGAAGTTGATCGACAAGTGTGTCTGCATATTAAGATCGGCCGCGCCTTCGATGGCGCGGGTCCGGCAGAGCTGGTCGAAACGGTAGCGGTTTTCTTCTGTAACCTGATCCAACACGCTGAGTGCGCCTTCACCGTTCACGCCGCGGACCAGCGCTTCATGGGCGAAAACCGACTGGTCGCGCAAATCCACGATAGGTTGGTAGGCAAAGTCAAAGTCGAAGCCCAACCGTTCACTGTGCTGGCAGCCCTGGCAACCGGTGTGGTTCGAGGTTAATGAAGACGGAAATTTAGTCACTCGATCACTCCATGCCGACGCGCCGGCCAAGATCACAGTCTATCTGGAGGGCCGAGTTCTTGCGCCCGACAGAAACGGTAGTACAGTTCCGACTACTGGCCGAACGAGGA encodes:
- the gshA gene encoding glutamate--cysteine ligase, which translates into the protein MSELLNRRLALLGERANLSLLEQCLHGIERECLRVTSEGRLAQTPHPEALGSALTNEQITTDYSESLLEFITPALPDPADTLASLDKIHRFAYSKLGNEYLWSPSMPCPLPAEEDIPIAYYGTSNIGQLKYVYRKGLALRYGKTMQCIAGIHYNFSLPEKLWPLLRETEGFVGTDRDFQSFSYIALIRNFRRYSWLLMYLFGASPALDAGFLRGRSHQLEQLDPDTLYLPYATSLRMSDLGYQSNAQAGLTPCYNDLASYTDSLRKAVATPYAPYVEVGTHQDGEWVQLNTNILQIENEYYSNIRPKRVTYTGERPIQALVARGIQYVEVRCLDINPFLPMGIDLTESRFLDAFLLYCALNDSPLLTNTSCGNATSNFLSVVKEGRRPGLQLQRDGESVEMKTWAAELLEQIAPLAALLDQSHGGDAHSKALDAQLAKVSDPSLTPSAQVLAAMAEHKESFAQFSLRQSQAHAEFFRSEPLAADEQAKFEELARTSLAAQAELEQNEVGDFDVFVGSYQASILAISN
- a CDS encoding PaaI family thioesterase, coding for MEIPAGLVESAFFKLLGCRLHSLETGVAQVALVLEPELRNRGGKLHGGALFSLVDIAMGLACSSTHGFDQQSATIECKINYIRAVSDGEVLCTARVIHPGRRTLVVEADVMQGDKLVAKAQGTFAVL
- a CDS encoding Tex family protein; protein product: MDSINSRIAEELGVRPQQVEAAVALLDEGSTVPFIARYRKEVTGSLDDTQLRHLEERLRYLRELDERRISILASIEEQGKLTPALERDIKLADTKTRLEDLYLPYKQKRRTKGQIALEAGLGDLADGLFNDPNLTPETEAARFVDAEKGVADVKAALEGAKYILMERFAEDASLLEKLRNYLKQEATLSARVIAGKEEEGAKFRDYFEHDEPLKSMPSHRALAIFRGRNEGILSSALKVGDELPGTMHPCEGMIGQQFNIQNQNRPADKWLGEVVRWTWKVKLYTHLETDLLGELRDGAETEAINVFAHNLHDLLLAAPAGPRATLGLDPGLRTGCKVAVVDSTGKLLDHATVYPHVPHNKWDQTIAILAALCAKHSVDLIAIGNGTASRETDKLAIELIKKYPAMKMTKVMVSEAGASVYSASELAAKEFPDLDVSIRGAVSIARRLQDPLAELVKIDPKSIGVGQYQHDVSQLKLARGLDAVVEDCVNAVGVDVNTASVALLARISGLNATLAQNIVTHRDEHGAFKTRAALKKVARLGEKTFEQAAGFLRVMNGDNPLDSSAVHPEAYPLVQRIAAETDRDIRSLIGDASFLKRLDPKKFTDETFGLPTVTDILQELEKPGRDPRPEFKTAEFQEGVEDLKDLQLGMILEGVVTNVTAFGAFVDIGVHQDGLVHISALSEKFIKDPREAVKAGDVVKVKVMEVDIPRKRVGLSMRMGDTPGEKIDGARGSRPGSAQRQPSNNAPRKETATAAPVNNAMASLFANAKQLKKR
- the ompR gene encoding two-component system response regulator OmpR; protein product: MSSTAQTAEGEKILIVDDDPGLSSLLERFFVSKGYRARTVPNTEQMDRLLSREVFNLVVLDLMLPGEDGLTACRRLRGANNQIPIIMLTAKGDELSRIKGLELGADDYLAKPFNPDELMARVKAVLRRQAAPVPGAPGSEDENVTFGDYVLSLATRELKRGEEVHMLTTGEFAVLKALVMNARQPLTRDKLMNLARGREWDALERSIDVQISRLRRMIEPDPSKPRYIQTVWGVGYVFVPDGAATK
- a CDS encoding ATP-binding protein codes for the protein MKTPVWFPQSFFSRTLWLVLIVVLFSKALTLVYLLMNEDVLVDRQYSHGVALTLRAYWAADEENRAKIADAATLIRVVGAGVPEGEQHWPYSEIYQRQMQAELGADTEVRLRMHSPPALWVRAPSLGDGWLKVPLYPHPLRGQKIWNVLGWFLAIGLLSTASAWIFVSQLNQPLKRLVYAARQLGQGRSVRLPISDTPSEMTEVYRAFNQMAEDVEQAGRERELMLAGVSHDLRTPLTRLRLSLELMGDRNDLTDDMVRDIEDMDAILDQFLAFIRDGRDESVEEVDLTDLVREVAAPYNQTEEKVRLRLEPIQPFPLRRVSMKRLLNNLIGNALNHAGGHVEVAAYVSGDVSAPYVVLSVMDRGAGIDPSELEAIFNPFTRGDRARGGKGTGLGLAIVKRIASMHGGNVELRNRSGGGLEARVRLPLGLMLPRDAV
- the rimK gene encoding 30S ribosomal protein S6--L-glutamate ligase, yielding MKIAVLSRNPRLYSTRRLVEAGTERGHEMVVIDTLRAYMNIASHKPQIHYRGKPLEGFDAVIPRIGASVTFYGCAVLRQFEMMGVFPLNESVAIARSRDKLRSLQLLSRRGIGLPVTGFAHSPDDIPDLIDMVNGAPLVIKVLEGTQGIGVVLCETATAAESVIEAFMGLKQNIMVQEYIKEAGGADIRCFVVGDKVIAAMKRQAKPGEFRSNLHRGGSASLIKITPEERMTALRAAKVMGLAVAGVDILRSNHGPLVMEVNSSPGLEGIETTTGKNVAGIIIEHLEKNGGPNMTRTKGKG
- a CDS encoding ATP-dependent zinc protease, translating into MGVAGLRAKIDTGASTSSLHATDIEPFERDGEKWVRFTAHLGTVVQLRHRRCEAPLVTRKTIKSSNGHAQERYVISTTLALGDRVWPIEFTLACRKSMRYRLLLGSKALIDGHLVVNPGIKYVQDKPVFPVSTSSTGVA
- a CDS encoding EAL domain-containing protein, with the protein product MTKFPSSLTSNHTGCQGCQHSERLGFDFDFAYQPIVDLRDQSVFAHEALVRGVNGEGALSVLDQVTEENRYRFDQLCRTRAIEGAADLNMQTHLSINFMPNAVYRPELCIRSTLEAAKKHRFPIDRLIFETLESEHVDNYRHLTNILREYREFGFKTAIDDFGAGYSGLNLLADFQPDLIKLDMALIRDVDQDRVRQAIVRGIVTICAELDVTVIAEGIESAGERDFLADCGIFLMQGYWFAKPAFKALARVSPEAWTR